The Amaranthus tricolor cultivar Red isolate AtriRed21 chromosome 2, ASM2621246v1, whole genome shotgun sequence genome contains the following window.
GCTAGCCGGGTTCTTGCATAATCTAAAGAATacacaaagaaaagggaagTAGCACCAGCTAACCCACCAGATGCCAAATTTCCTGCAAACCATTTCCAGTACCCATCCTTGTCTTTCTTGAAATTAAACATTCTCTTGAAGTAATCCTTGAAAGCAAAGTTCAGGGCCTATCAGACAAAAACAATAATTGTCAACAAAAAGTAGTACAAAGGACTATcagaaacagaaaaaaaaatgactAAGCAAATCTCAAAATTTGAAATCAACTATAAAACCAGAACATCTATCTGCACAAATAGTTTTCCCTTTCTCATTTGTTCATTTCTAATCCTTGCCCGCACCAGTCAAGTACTTAAGTTAGTAAACAAACTACTGCACTACACTAAAGGATAGGGAACATCTATTAGATAAGTAGATCTCAGAGGTCGGTCGTAAAAAGATCATCGTCTCTCACTCACCACCAATAGCAATGCCAAAACTATACTCCTACATTCAAGCATTCCAAGACCATAGCACATGAAAAACAATAACTAGTCACCGACCTGGGTAGGGAAGTATCTAATAACATTAGCAGTGTTTCCCCTCCAAAGAGAAATCATGCCTTCGTCCTTCATGGTTCTAGCAAAACAATCAGATATGCCCTTGTATGGTTCAGATAACCGACCAGTCTTGAGCATTTCATCTTGATTCTGGATCAAGAGCTTAACTCTTTCAATAGGTGCAGCAGCAGTTTTAGAAACAGCAGCTGAAACCCCTCCCATGAGGAAATCAACCCAGAAATTTTTTTGTGGTTTCTCGGCTGCTGCAGGGACAAATATTTGAGAAGAAACTGGAAACACATGTGCCTGGCCAGTACCCTGATACAAGTACAGCATAGGATTCTGGAAGGTTCCATTTACATAGGAGCTGTTGAAATTGTGTGTGTTGCAATTCCTCATTTGCAAACTGGGCGAAAGTTGAGATATCACGAAAGACTTCCCTTGTATTTTCTTATAAACTGAATGATACCCTGATCCATCTGCCATTTTTACCGGAACAGGTGTAGACCTGCAAAGAAAATGGAAGACAATCATAACGGAACACACTAGGTACTGTCAAGCTTCATTAGAAAAAGACTGATTATTTCGAAAAGAATATAACAGAAAGCATTGTTAAAAGGTTAGACAGCTTAGCCATGTAAACCTAAAGGAGACATCTCAATGATGTTTCGACATAGATAAATACAAATAAGCTTAGAATCATTCTCACAGTTTCTTGTAGCATAAAGTAATGAAATTATCTTGTGATGACAATGTTAATTACAATTACAGTCTAGATAAAAATCTATAAGCAAACctctaaaaaaaaagaataagccACCACGGATTCAGGACTACAGAATAAAGTATCCCTCGTGGaaaactgaaaaataaaaatgataatattattggTATCACTCGAATTCTCCAGAAGTTTTAAGGCAATTGttgtacaaaataaaaaataaaacccaaAGCAAAAAGAAATAAACTCGAAGTCTAGAACAAAAGAAATAGCATTCTGTATGAAGAAAGTAAAAGAAAACACCCTCCACAAGTCCAGTAACAAAGAAATAGCACTCTGACACAAAAACATGCGgccttttgaaaagtcaaaagtGATGCAGAGTTATATTAGAGATATGGAGGCAGTCGTTAGTATCAAgatgattgaaattaaattCAAGTACGAAGAAACATATGGAATCTTATTTTGGCTTAAATGATTAATCAATGGTGCTTTAAGTACCTAAAATCAAAGTAAGAACTGCAACAGGAATGTTCCTAAATGGAAATGTTTAccaaaataagagtaaatagaaGAAACAATATTAGTTCATGTAGATTGGTGGCCAAATAAAGTATATCTAGTGTTGCATCCAATTTCTCATAAAAATTAGTTTTCGTATAATCACATTTAAAATAATTCATGTCATACTATATttctaaatttctaaataataaaaaaaattaacatttttgtGATAGTATCCTCCGGGAACTCATGACTACAACTCTTGAATACATGATGGACGTCGACACTGGTTTACGTGATAAGGGGCACTCAATTCAACATGACCTTTAAAACTCTGTTGTTTTCGCGGAATAAAATCTTGTCGTGAGCCCCTAAGAGCCATACAATTTAAGATGACCCGTAAAATCAAACGGGAGGTACTTGCCGGAATGGCTTGAGCCTAAAATGAGTTATATTCCATTAAAGATTTTAACTACGTTGCCTTAATGCCTCTTCCTTTTGAGATACTCTATAACATGGCATTAAATGTCGTTACTTTCCAAGAAAACAGAAGCTAGTACGAGCTCCTAAGGGAATCATATATTTGTATTTGAAGAAATTGGTCCAAAAAAGTAAGTATCAACAAACCCAGAACTTAGGCATGCACTTCAAAACAGCCTTTAACagtatttttaatgcttaagacaacattttttaagaaaacaaaaatcgGTATATAAGTCATCAAAGAACACATTATGAGAAAACTAATTGAAATGATCAAATGAATATCAATGATCTCACATAAAAGGCACACAGTTTAAGGTGTCTCAAACAAAACAACATTGGTAAAAATATGTCTTAGAAAGCAAGATGAGAACCACATAAAGAAATCAattgaaaacataaaaaaattatcgaAAATAACCCGACATTTCATTTATCCTTTATGTataatctcacttattgatCTGTAACACCCcaagattttaatgacgtaattatttttgaattggtcttaataaatttctttcatatacgaatttaaatgttaaggtgtgtgtgtgtgtatatatatatatatatacatatatatatatatatatacatacatatatatatatatatatatatatatatatatatatatacaatttctaaaataaagaggttcgattcaaaatgattattttattaaaatgtgtgagcacacgaaggtgGGTCTTttagttgggcctcgcaagaaaataaatctaataaataaataaatacgtaaataaataaaattgaaaggGATAGATTAGGGCTTTATGTGAGATAATTCAAAAGACACGCCTCCCCTTCCCTCTCCTCTCCTCTCCTCTTCTCCCTCTCTTCCTCACGTCCCACTCCCCTCACCAGCAGCTGGAGGCACAACCAGCCCAGTTGCAGCCCAACATCCATCCTCCACGTAACCAGCAGCAGCAGCCCAGCGTCCACCCTCCCATGAGCAGAAACCAGCCTTCTCCTCCCTCCTAGCGGCAGCAGTAGCTGCGTTTTGCCCCCAACAACAGCTGCAAGCTGCTGTGACGCCACCTACAGCAGCCCACGCAACCTTTCCTCCACCATTTTCGTGCTCCATACCACCATAACAACCACCTATACCCTCACCCTTTACTAGTTCCCccattgtaagccatctcttctcttttctctaattaattttctagtttttttttttatttggagttttattaagtgtattgagtttgatattggttttgtgttaagttcattaaatctttttgtgggtaagagtttgatggatgagttgaacatatttatgatttagggtttgaagagTGATatagaaattatgggttgtgtgttgattgtgtgttagtttctttgaatcttactatgagtaataattaaaggtgttatctttgaaattagtaatagtgtgggctttcatgttatattttggtggtgtattagttttattgattcttgctatggataatggttaaaagtgttatctttgaacatgaaatgactagggtttggatttaaagatgaaattactaatgatgtgtgttttatgctataatttggtggtgtgatgattgattaaataaccttaaaagttgttttaagacttaGTCAATGGGTAttattgtgataattagtaaggGTGATGATTTTAGCTGACTATGGGAACGGTATaagcaagtagaatgaaagcattaagaGATTACGAGAACAAACtcctaaatagtagagaacgcaccatggtcGTGTGTGGTATCTAAGTGATTTCCTAATTATTGAGCCTTGaatatgattagttggcgtgactcaactggattatgtagtagacccctaggtgagatccaacgggatcaccgtaagggggtatgagcatacttttgtcattgggcgccgggtggccgataacgcctcttgaccgaggtgttaccatgtggGCCTtccaaaccccaatatggtggcctcttcactggattggtactccagtgtgttagtttttcccgaaggtaggacccgagagggtcagctagagggggtatgagctcatactttgccatgggcgccgggtggccgataagccgataacgcccttggtcgtgtcactatgccataaatagagaaaagatccactactttGGAATATAGTTCGAGGGATTAGTAGTTGAAAGAAAAATCATGAGTAAATAGAAGTGTTTAGACCGATGAGTAGATCCGTTATTGTTGTGCTATGTCGTCGCCTATCCCCTTGTGCTATtattctaattgttataagttcattgattactgacgtgtatgtgtttgttgtatGGTGTTCATggctctctatgatgttcctacTATGATAcatttgactatggtcattatgttgagcaacaggAGGATCATAGTTTGACATAACAGGTATAGCGCTTCTTTTGTATTGCACTGGGGGAAAAAGTGGGGTACGATCGTAGCAATTGTGTACAAGTTGCTAATGCTTTGTAGCTTTTacattacttgtaaagttttctttttggGGTTGTATAATTCTTtcgtatggagccatgtgactccttgtatgattcatagttccgctgcgtagttttttttggatgtatggaagtAAGAATACTCCTTTAGTGTTCGTCAAACCAACGCGTTAACAccggaaccacgatcctcgttagagttgatgatttgaggagccgacgatgattcattccgccgtgacatatttttgaaaggcattaaaggcctCAGATTAGTTTATTTATGTTATCTAATTATATATCCTTGTCATATTCTCAGTTTTTAACAGAGatgttgccgaaatttccactcacttctttaaagttaatatttaacgtttatttaaattttttttctttttatgtaacactcgaatttcctcccgtccttcacgattttggtttcgtttaaggggttggaaattcaggggtgttacatgatcattttctaataatcttatctttaatatttatttgctCCCAACATACCGATGACAGACGGGAGGTGTGGGGCTGTGACGATTCAGATCACTGGATATGTTGGGAGCAAATACACAACAAAAGTTGGATTGTTAGATAATAATTAAGTTGTGAATATTCGCAGcaatttttcaaaacaaaaaaaatttccttactaaattttttgaaaaaattgaagATTTTAAACTAAAAGGAAATACATATAATTGGttattattagaaaacaaaGCTATAAGCAATCAAAAAGTAATTGGCAAAATTGAGCACAACTATAtcaatatgaaaaagttaaagcTGAGAGACAAAAATGGAGGTAGAGTTTGACCAAAACAAATTTGGATAAACTCATAATACCAACATCTCAAACAAGTTTTTTTATCTTAAACAAATCAACATAATAGGGATAAGTAAAAAACAATTTACAAGTAAGAAAATTCCAGGATGATCTCTTTACGCTTAAAGTTCAATTTCCATCAAATCTTACTAGTACCTATACACTGTACATAGCAAGAATAGGAATTCTCCATCAACTCTATTCCAACACGTAACAAGTAAGTAACAACTAACAACTAACAATCAAGGACCAATCAATAGAAAATACTGCCTCTGTATACTTCATAATTTCaatattattcatcattcatcatccAATTTTATTACTAATAACGAAAATTTTACTTGAGcagaatttaattatttaatttatagatgtatatatattcataatttagtttttaaaaatctGACTATACATTAGGGGacatgaatagaaatatatatgaGGTAAGTACCTGAAACGCACACTTGATAGTATCAACAAGCAATACAACAATCATTCCGATTTTACTAGATTCATGGCGTAGTTATCATCATCTACTAAATCTGAACGGAAGTAATGCAATTGCGAAGACAACACAGTGGATAAATTCATCAGTCAAACAGTgaccaaaaaagaaaacaaaaacaacaaagaagcATGATAATGATAACACTACCAACAAATTGAAGTGGATCAGCACATGAATAGAAGAGATCAAAccaaaaccaaaaccaaaaGTAAATTCAGAAATTCGGCAATTCTCAAACAATTATACAGTACTAAATTACACTTAAAGCACAGTGTATAGATCAATATGAAGCTTAATCAGAAGCAATTGCATCAGAAAACAATAAAATCAGTTGaattatgattaaaattttaCAATCGAATGAAGTAATTAAGTGAACAGATCCAGAGTAGTGTAGTAGGAAAATGGATAAGAACAAAGACGAAAGTTCTTCCCGAAGGAAagagagaggagagagaaaaaaacgTACCTGGAAAGGTCGCCGATACAACTTCTCCCAAATGTATTGGATTGATTTAGTATAGTATCCGTGATTGTGAGAATCAAATATAGAGCAACCCGCTTTTACGTTTTAttactttgtttttatttgttcaaCTCACTCACTTTTTATGCAGATTTCAGTGCAAATTTAAAcgtcaaataatattaattgtgaatttttaaaaagttgatattttaaaaatatatattaagattaATCTATTAAAAtctcatatgaatatgtttttcatatagatcaatgagaaattataattaaagtttgacactaaaattcataaacTCTATTTGAGATGAACATATGAAAACGGAgagaatattatttatttaaggaaatttttcaataataaattaaccattttgttgaaaaataaatttaattttttaatttttaaataagttaAATATTAGATATATTTGCTAAAAACTTAATAGgtagatttatttaaaaataataaataattagtttGTTTTCATCAAGCgcatattgatttatttttgaaaatttaccctatttatttatttatctatttatattTACATTTTAGATTGATTAATTTGTCTTTCTTATTTTAGTTGTATAAAAGCATCGGGATAATATGATACACAACTTTAATAGAAAATGTCCAGACATATTTGTAATAAGCATTCAGTAAATAAAGTtttcatatttaaatttttttttgtcttaacaTTAGAAGTAATGTATGAATTGacataaattcaaaatattatGTGCTTTACAAAATAGATTAATTTAGACTTCACTTATATATTATACTAGTGATTTATGTAATATTTCCTccgtttttttttattcttctcttttacttttggcatagttttcaaagtaaattttgagtcttaatatctctaaatatgaatcataaaaagttataaaaaatatatagtaaaaaAGTACATATTAAGAAGAATCTAATGAGAtgttatatgaatatattttatcatctacatatgtcttaaaaaacttaattaaatttctctctttaaaataaaatattttaaatggagAGAACAAGGGTGTTTTTTTAAAACTCAGAGGTTAAAACCAAACAATCTCCTACACGCAAAGAGGAAATAGCTGTTAATCATTTCTGAAGCGGGTGAGATTTGTTCTCTTtgtcacaactcacaactcACAACTCAATAGGCTAAAATATTTAGTTACAATTTTATACTAGTTATTTAATTGCTCCTTTTaggataataacaataataataataataataataataataataataatagatgaATGAGAATATAATTGTTTTCTCAAacttttttattctaatttttatgaaaaatttgttttcatttatgttttttatttaacGAATCTCACGTTGATTTATTTTAGTTCATGTAACCGAtttcttatttttggaatttgtTTCTGTTTATGTAATCGATCTCATATTATTGGAATTAAAGCTTTGATTCTATATATTCGTTAGTTCATGTGACCTATAACGTACAATCAGTAAATGCGATAATCAATGGCATCGAGAGTGcataagaaaaatgaaaattgcaaattaaaatttaaaattaaatagtttCAATTGAAAATTGACTTTTTGCATAAGGCAagttaaattatattctaattaCAAGGggtaatttatttattaggtGTAACAACATAGTATTAGCTCAAATTTTGCCCTTAACAACTACTACACtttgttatttaaattttgCACTATTTGACTTTCTCTTCCCTAAATGcacaattttatttgttttcaatTGTTATTATctctatatattaaaaaattatggaaaTCATTTTAGGTCgagacaattcaaacaagatctcatatgactatgttttaacttaaatGACAATAGAGCAGAAACGATTTTTAAGAGCAAAAACGATGCAGAGATGCAACGACAAAAAGCGTAAAAGCTCTCAGAATACAAAAAAATCCATATGATGCTTACATTGTTGCACAAATCTTCATGTTCACTACCTTTACAATActacaataacaattacaatatgtATAAAGAATTAGAGAATGTAATCTTGTTGATTCCATTACACAAAGCCCCCTAAAGGGTTCACAGAGTTGTTGAACACGACACCGTCTACACTTGATCATCTCATTTGTGCAGCTGCTGCAGATTGAGCAGACTTAATCTCGGAACCTGCCGATACCTTTCTTTCTTTCCTTTGAAGAACTCGCAGTTTTGGGGATTTTGGATTTGTTGGACCCTTGCAAGACCTGCAGAGCAACCGCAAGTATTGTCAGCTAACATAATGCAAATTAATGCCTAAAAAATGGAATAAATTTACGAATTACAGCCACTAAAGTATCAAAATTTGCAGATCAGGCCAAAATACAGAATTCCGACCATTTTGGTGGTcggaattttaggttaagtggctgtaattcaaaaaaataaatattgatacTGTAATTCACATAACTCactataattcgcaaattattcctAAAAAATGACTAAAATTGGTCTAATGGGGTGTTATACTTTTGTGGTACAAATGGGTTGGCGAACTTGGGCACTGGTCGAGCATGGGGCACCAAAGTCCTCCGTAGTTGCTTTAAGGCCTTCTCTTCTTCCATCTGAAACATATAAACGTGTCATCGGTTAGAAGCCTAAACAGAAAAATGATATGCAGCTTCAATGGAAAATGTATGCACCTGTTTTTCAGCTTCGGCCTCTTCTCTGTATCTTTTGTACATCACttctttttccttaattttcttATCAAATTCCGCTCTGTCAACTGCACGGTGCTCTAAATGAAGGTTAAATTCCTGAACATCCGTAAGGGGTTTACGTTCTTTCTGAGGAAGAGGAATTGGATCCCTGAAAATTATCAAGAAAACAGTGAATTTTCGCTGTTAGAAATCAGCGAGAAATCTTCATTGGAGATCAATTTGTTATGAAGTTCGAAGCATACTCTTTCAAAACTGGCTGCGCCTTGAAGATCCTCATTTGAGCTTCTTCCCTTTCCTTTTTAAGTCTTTCCTCCATTTCTCTCCTCATTTCGTTCTCATGCCTGATTAGACTCTCGAGCTGGAAAGGTTCGGGCTGAGTGCACTCTTTAGGATCTGGCTTAGGCGGAATCTGCAATACCGGCACAAATAAGACACTGTGGAAACATTTGAAAGGAAGTCGGAAGTATTTTAACGACCCGTATTTGGTAATCAGTACTAAATGATGGGAATGATGATGAAAAGTTATTGTAATTTGGTACGAATAtcccttaaaaaattaaatggtcATATGGTCATGCATTAACATTCTTCCGCCCAATAAATAGGTTGAATTTTTTGCGATATATAATTTGTATCCAAAAAATGGAGAATATTCgttttaaaaatgtattttctcTAAAAAATTTTTGTATTGTCATCGGATCTGGTTGGTTTTAAGTTCTGACTCAATTAGCAACTTTTGTTTCGATTTCTTGCTAAATCAACGCTTTGATTCCaattatttttatctcgattgtATCTACATAACATATCTCTTTTTCGGGTTGCAAACTCAATGGTAGAGTACTCGGCTTTTAAGTGCGGCTACAATCTTTTACATATTCTGATAAACATGCATTATTAGGTGATAATggaaaattacaaataaaaaaatatttataatcaaactttcattgccatgggaatgacatgatatatatcatgaaaatttacactacaaatcattcccattactaccAATTAGTACCGTTAACCAAACGGGTCGTAAGGGGACTGTATAATAAAGCATACCACAGGGAAATCAGTGGTGTAAGGATAGGGGGTAGCCTTGGGAACTCTGGCTTTCTCCTCCTCTATCTGTTTATGCACAACTTCGGTGATAAaccttctttctttctctgtCCCTCTTTCCTGGATATATATGAGAGCAAATTCTGTAAGGTAAAAAGCATGCAATGTGAATTATGAATCCAAAATACCATGGAAAAACTCAAATACCTCTGTATAAAGATGGAATGGATTTGGCCTCGTAATTCTCAAGATGATGTTATCGTGATTTGACTCAGAATTTAATGAAAGCtgaaatgaataaaaaattatcagTTGTTGACAATAGAAAAagcatttaaaaatttacaagagAAACAGCGGATCTCATCAATGGTACCTTGTCAAATAGGTCTGCAACAGATGAAGGTGGGGGAATCCTTTCATCAATTGCAAAATGAAATTCTTGGGGTACAGTTACTTGTTTCTTGATGTTGCAAAACATCCCCATTTCTCCCTTACTTTCAAATATCTGTATTCATAAGTTTTTGGTCAGAAGCTGCTATCCCCCAGGCATCAAGAGCTAAAACAAGACTCATAGATGTCTTACCTTTTTATTCAAAGGTCGAGCCTTAAATTTCGGTATCTTTTCCAGCTCTTCCTGCTCAATTTCCAGTGAACTTCTTACCTTAGTTGGACGTGCTCGTAAGGATGTTTGCAGCACCGGTGTTTTTGGTTCAGTTAAACGATTAGGTTTCCACTGAGATTTCTATCATAGTAAAGTGGAAAATCATGTAAAGCATaagcataatatatttggatCAGCGAACTAAGAACAGACTCTAAACCTGATGTGCAGAATTGGTCGAAATCACCGAGGATGAATCTGCATTCTTATTTGCTCTTTCCATTGTCTCCAAATGGAATTCCTTCAAGGATTAGAACTTTGCAAATAAGCTCTATGAATGCAATAAAAGTTACCAAAAACTAGAAACATAAACTGATGATAAGATATCTACCTGGAATTCTGGCTTTGGAGGAAGACTCTTGGGCAGTGGAGGTAGAGAAGGAGCTTCAAGAATCTGAAACAAAGGAGGATCCCAACTCAACTCAATTAAATGTTGATAAGAAGTTAAAAATACTAAAGAAACAAACCACCATGATCCCTAATACCTTTTTGTTCAATGGACGTGCCTTAAATT
Protein-coding sequences here:
- the LOC130806838 gene encoding protein TPX2 produces the protein MEDLSATVIDEIYEFSAPKFFDFINGESDQEKRNAELWFETALSHAPSPFMLRIRAARSVQLSSICDFGDDTQETTKAPELLEPTKELSSKPEQTSFRHQNIEVSTEQEENSNPNLINAKTANEESIDERSNEAASCDKTCRNKSTVKEAAPDVKIEQEIQEKSVASRPSQDVCTPKPLTVARKGGRTTTESKRQQTAKKIASALMNPSALKSKIQSHTGSAKPAGVRSNRKTCNLSSATGTPNLVQENQAIKRQKLEDGKTRQILSIKPPNYLHKTRPGVATSSSNVCALTTKTAKEDRKIYVRDPPVQPVPFVSTAEFLKKFQSSTRNLSLPNSSLSQGKPRLQLTRPKEPEFVTSQRVRLVKVKSSDELEQEMMAKMPKFKARPLNKKILEAPSLPPLPKSLPPKPEFQEFHLETMERANKNADSSSVISTNSAHQKSQWKPNRLTEPKTPVLQTSLRARPTKVRSSLEIEQEELEKIPKFKARPLNKKIFESKGEMGMFCNIKKQVTVPQEFHFAIDERIPPPSSVADLFDKLSLNSESNHDNIILRITRPNPFHLYTEERGTEKERRFITEVVHKQIEEEKARVPKATPYPYTTDFPVIPPKPDPKECTQPEPFQLESLIRHENEMRREMEERLKKEREEAQMRIFKAQPVLKEDPIPLPQKERKPLTDVQEFNLHLEHRAVDRAEFDKKIKEKEVMYKRYREEAEAEKQMEEEKALKQLRRTLVPHARPVPKFANPFVPQKSCKGPTNPKSPKLRVLQRKERKVSAGSEIKSAQSAAAAQMR
- the LOC130805331 gene encoding ADP,ATP carrier protein, whose translation is MADGSGYHSVYKKIQGKSFVISQLSPSLQMRNCNTHNFNSSYVNGTFQNPMLYLYQGTGQAHVFPVSSQIFVPAAAEKPQKNFWVDFLMGGVSAAVSKTAAAPIERVKLLIQNQDEMLKTGRLSEPYKGISDCFARTMKDEGMISLWRGNTANVIRYFPTQALNFAFKDYFKRMFNFKKDKDGYWKWFAGNLASGGLAGATSLFFVYSLDYARTRLANDSKAAKKGGERQFNGLVDVYKKTLQSDGIAGLYRGFSISCVGIIVYRGLYFGMYDSLKPVVLIGELQDSFLASFLLGWGITIGAGLASYPIDTVRRRMMMTSGEAVKYKSSLDAFNQIIKKEGSKSLFKGAGANILRAVAGAGVLAGYDKLQLILLGKKYGSGGGG